The Equus asinus isolate D_3611 breed Donkey chromosome 14, EquAss-T2T_v2, whole genome shotgun sequence genomic sequence CAGGGTCAGCCTTGTTTCCTAGGGCGTGGCTGATGTCACGGGACTGCTGTGAGCACAGGTGGCCGGTTTGCTAAGAGGGCCACCCCGAGGCCAGGCGCGGTGGGTCTGCACCTGCAGGTTTGTGCGCGTGGTGCAGAATAGCGCTGAATTCCCTGTTTTCGTCCACCTCATCCCATTTTGCCTTTATCCAACTCACGTGTGTCTCCCTCCCGTGCTGTGTGGTTGTTTCTTTTCGACCTACGTGGATGGCTTGACATTTATCCCAGTTTTAGTGTCCGTCTCTGTGTTTTCAACCCATCTTTCCAGGCTGTCTGTTCATCTTGCTGAATCCAGATTCTGGGAGAACCTGGACTCTGTTGGGGGCAGGGTGGGCCAGATATGATCCCAGTGGCTTGGGGGATTGGACCGTATGGGGGACGGGGTCTAGCAGAAGGTGGGAAGtcagctccccgctcagcccccCAGACGGCGCCCTTTGGGGTGGAGCACCACCTGCATCTGCCAGGGAGGAGCGAAAGATGAGCTCCCGCTCGGCCCTGCCAGCAGCACGGGGTGCCTGGAGAGGGGACAGGGGTGCGCTGCCGGCCTTTGTGGGGCGGGGGTGAGGATGGGGGGTCAGCCCTCTGCTTGGCCCTGCTgaggctgtgggggtgggggtggggtctcCCCTGGTGTTTGCCTTAAGAGGCGTGGGTATCGCCACAAAGATTTTTCTGCTCTTAGGTTACTGCAAAGTTAGGAACAGTTTCCAAGACGCCTGTCGCTGCTGACACCAATAGAAAGCGTAGGagaggtccccaagaccaccctcaggtCGGATAATTCTCCAGAAGGACTCCCAGAGCCACTGAAAGATGTTGAACTCGcagttatggtttattacagccAAGGATTCAGATTAAAGTCAGCCCAGGGGAGAGATGCAGTGGGCAGAATCGAGGAGGGTCCCACACATGGAGCTTCCAGTTGTCCCCTCCCTTCAGACAGCACTGACTCCTCCTGGCATGGATGGGTGACAGCACGCACAGAGCATTGCCTACTGGGGAAGCCCCGAGGCTTGGCGTCCAGTCTTTGTTGGGGCTCCATCACATAGATGTGTTGACTCCCCACATGGCTGACGTCAGTCTCCAGCCCTTCCGGAGGTCGAGCTGATACCCCGGGGCCCACAGCCCTCACCCTAAATCCCATTCTTAGATCGATCTAGCATGGTCCATGTCCCCAGGTAAACAAAGATGCTCCTATCAGGCAGGACCTTCCAGGGGCCCAGAGATGCCCTCGCAGGAGCCGagggccggacccacctctctgGGCAAGGTCGAATCCTTTAGAcacagccacccttgcccatgcTTGGGCTTCTTGGGAGCAGGCTCCTCTCGGAGCtttttttcctgtgcctgttggctgTTCAGGGTTGGAGGCTTCTGCAGCGGCCTGTGTGGGGCGTACGGGGGATGGTCGGGAACCCAGCGCACTCACCCCCTTGTCGCTCCTCGAGTCCCCAGGTCCGTAGGCTGTCTGCCTCTTCTTCCGTCCTGTCAGCGTCTTCCTGTGCCTGCTGGTTGTGTGACATCTGTAGTTTTTAGTTATAAGAGGGCGGGTCTGGGAGGGACGGGGCTGCCCCATCTGCGTGGAGGCACAAGTGTCACCAAGTAAGGCGTTATAGATGTCGAATGTCGTCTCATCCCGGGGCTGGGGTTCCCAGCCGGGGTCATCTACAACTTGATCGGCGCTCTCTCTCTAAGCAACTGATCAAACAGCGTCTCGTCTTTCCTGTGTGTCCCCAGCACTTTGCAAAGCACCCAGGGCAGAACAGCATTGCACAGGGCCGGACCGAGGATGGGGGCCTCTGGCATGTTTGTGTTGACGTGGACTGGCGGTCAGCGGTTCTCACTGGGAGCTGTGGACCAGCTACAAGTCCCTTGTCATCTGGCCTGCCTTTTTCCATGCACAGGGGTCACCCACCCTGGCCCGTGAGCTGGCCGGGCCTCTCATGGACCCTGCCCTTCGAGTGAGCGTCCACAGCCGTCCTCGGAACCTCCCCTCCCTTGGTTCTGCACCTCCCTTTTGTGTTTTCCCCTCTTTGGTCGTGGGCTGCTTCCTGGACCCTCTTTGAAGGCGCTCACCTGGCCCTCTCGGCAGCCCGGTGGAcatctgcctcctccccactGACCTCGGGCTCCGGGCCTCTGCCGCCCTTTCCGCGGAGGGGCAGAGGTGGCGGCCGCGGATGCAGGGGCCGCACTCTCACCTGGTCACCTGGGTTAAGTGTACACAGCAAAAGGGTTTTTTCAGGCGGGGAGGGGGTGTCTTTAGCACTCTTATAAACCATTGCTTGTGCTGCACTTTACCTTCTTGGTGCCGTCTGTCGCGCCATCTGCCCCTCCTCTCGCCCTCAGCCTCTCCCCCTTGCCAGGGCCTGTGTTCTGCAGCGTGACTGTCCCGTTAGGCCTCCCGTTTTTTGTTGCAGGGGTATAGCATCTCCAGTCTCCCCGTCAGTCACACTCATCTTTTGGGCCCTTGTAAGCGGCATTAGTCACATTACACGGAGCAGTCGAAGCTCCTGATCAGGCAGCATAACCGCATCCGACTCTCGGAGGAAGGGGTGGGACGGGGCAAAGCCGGGAGGATGACGGCGGAGTTGAAAGAGGATCTGAGATGCCAGCCAGCGCCCGGCCCCTCGGGACCTCAAACGGCGACAGAAAGCCGCAGCCGGACATTCATCCTTAACGTGGCTTTTCCTTGCCTTCCCAGGTCCCCGAGAGCACAGCGCCCGGTCTCTACATGAAGCTGAAGTGAGAGGAGCCAGCTGCCGGGGCCCCACGTCCACGGCCAGGATGGCCAAGGCCCGGCTCTTCCGCCTGTGGCTGGTCCTGGGCTCTGTGTTCATGATCCTCCTGATCATCGTGTACTGGGACAACGTGGGCACGGCCCACTTCTACCTGCACACTTCCTTCTCCAGGCCGCACCCCCTGGAGGGCCTGCCCACCGCCGGGCAGCGGGAAGAGAAGGAGCTCCCGGCCGACATGGACGAGTTTTTGGAGAAGCTGCTCAGTGGCGGCGCGAAGCAGAACGTCCTTTCCGGGAAAAAGATGGAGCAGCCCTCCCTGCTGGCCTCCGGCAGGCCCGTGCTGAGCAACGTGGAGGAGAGGATAAGGGGCTACGACTGGTCCACGCACGGCGCGCAGCAGAGCCCAGACCTGGACCGCCGGCAGGCCGAGAGGAGGAGCGTGCTGCGAGAGCTCTGCGCCAACGCGAGCTTCGTGTTCCCCACCAAGGAGCGCTCCTTCGACGACATCCCCAACTACGAGCTGAACCACCTCATCGTGGACGACCGCCACGGCGTCATCTACTGCTACGTGCCCAAGGTGGCCTGCACCAACTGGAAGCGCGTGATGATCGTGCTGAGCGAGAGCCTCTTGGACCAGGGCGCGCCCTACCGCGACCCCCTGGACATCCCCCGGGAGTACGTCCACAACTCCAGCACCCACCTCACCTTCAACAAATTCTGGCGTCGCTACGGGCGGTTCTCGCGCCACCTGATGAAGATCAAGCTGAAGAAGTACACCAAGTTCCTGTTCGTGCGGGACCCCTTCGTCCGCCTCATCTCCGCCTTCCGAAGCAAGTTCGAGCTGGAGAACGAGGAATTCTACCGCAAGTTTGCCGTCCCCATGCTCAAGATGTACTCCAACCACACCAGCCTGCCCGCGTCGGTCAGCGAGGCCTTCAGCGCCGGCCTCAAGGTGTCCTTCGCCAACTTTATCCAGTACCTTCTGGACCCGCACACCGAGAAGCTGGCGCCCTTCAACGAGCACTGGCGGCAGGTGCACCGGCTCTGCCACCCCTGCCAGATAGACTACGACTTTGTGGGCAAGCTGGAGACGCTGGACCAGGACGCGGCCCAGCTCCTCCGGCTCCTCAAGGTGGACAAGCTTCTCCACTTCCCGCCCAGTTACCGCAACAGGACTGCCAGCAGCTGGGAGGACGACTGGTTCGCCAAGATCCCCCTGGCCTGGAGGCAGCAGCTTTACAAACTCTATGAAGCCGATTTTGTTCTCTTTGGCTACCCCAAGCCCGAAAACCTGCTTCGAGACTGAAGGCATTAGGGGGAAATCCCCAACACCGAAAACAACCCTGCTGGTGGTGTTCCTTTAAACCCGAATGAGCGGCGTGCTGTACCACGGCCATCTTTTGAGGAGGGAGCAACGGGTCCCACGTGTATTTTTTTATGGCTTCGTTTCCTTCCCCCTTGGACACATTGCAGAATTCCACGACACTCCTGTCGACGAGGCAGCTGGAAGGTCCCCGTGGCCGCCCCCCCGcaatccagtttttaaaataaccGACCGTTTTGCAATCTAGACTGTTTACCACGCTGCCTATATCCATTGAGGACTGTgttaatattgtttttttaagattaatatatttcagatatttaatATGAAAAGTGGGGAAGGAGTTGATGGAGTAAAATGTTTCATCTGCTCCTTCTGCCTGCCCTCGTGGTTATTGGGGTGGCGTGACAGACGCAGAGTAAGGGGCCCCGAGCAACTTGACGCTGATTTTTAGATCTCAGAAACTCGGTTAAAGGAAGGGACGTTTCGCGGTTgtcttcagcaaaaaaggaggCATGTAAATTTGAAATCAGGCCTTATCTGTATTTGTACTGACATAGCAGACAAATCCTTCGAAAGTGAAAGCTCTTAGTAGGTGATATCTCAGCAAAGGGAAATGGTTATATAGGGTTTGTATTTGAGCTCACGTCAGAGGCACCCCACTTCCAGGGCACAGGTACAGAGCTGGGAGTCTGAGCCCAGCCGCTCCCTTCCTTTAATGCAGAGCCCGTGGACGTGAGGATTTGCAGGAACAGGGACCGTGTGGGTAGGAGTTGGTCCCTAGGATGCTTTTCCTCCATCAGCAAGCTGAGGCTCAGGTGTGGTTTTCGTCACGCACCTGGCTGGTTGGGTTCAGCTCCAGTGACATCCACCCTGGGGGATGTGACAGACACCGGGATTGTCACGCTTGACAGCCCCGACTTGGTCAAGGTGTCTGTGCAAGTCCAGGATGGCTCTTTCGAAATGTCTGGTTCAAGTTCCTTCACAGTTTGTGCCGTGAGCCTGTAACTGGGGAGAAGTCCGCGTCAGGTCGCGTGGTTGGGCATCACGCTTGATCTCTTCTTCTCCATCCCGAGCGCCTGGTCCTCGACGCCCAGTTCCGGGAGAGCTGGCAGCGCACTGAGGAGGGTTCCCCTTGGGTCTTCTTGCTTTTTCTGGCTTCCAGACGCCACTGAGGCTTGTTTGAGCCGATGGCCCGTGAGTGCTCACCTTACACACTGGGGGCTCCACGGTGCTGGAAACCATCAGTCTCCTTTTTGaagcttctcttctttttataaaacatttggCAGCAAAGATACTCAAGCTTgggtcagccctgatggcctggtgacTAAGTTCgtggcactccactttggcggccctggttcagttcccaagcacggaccgacaccactcatcagcggccatgctgtggcggcagctcacgtacaaaaagaggaagattgtcagcagatgttagctcagggcgaatcttcctcagcaaaaaaaaaaaaaaaaaagctcaagcTTGAGGAGTCCAGCTTTAGGATAATGGTCTGCAGAGCCCTTGTCACTTAGGGTGTCTGTCAGGACCCTGTTCATTCAGCAGTTGTCTGTCATACCTTGTGCCTTGGGGCTTCAGGTCACCAAGCAGGCATGCTGGCTCTGTCTCCAGAGGGCAAGGTGGTCCTATGGTGTGGGACGAGAGCAGGGACCCCCGACCCCAGCCAGGGGGCTGAGTGCCTTCAAGGACAAAGCGTCAGAGGAATGAGGGAGAGAAGGGCTTCCTGAGCAAGGTGGTGTTTGAACGCAGCCTCAGGGTGGGGAAAGGTCTTGACGCTCGGGGTAGAATGTGTGACATCGGCAAAGGCGCAGGGCGCGTGTGCAGATGGTAGATGCCAACCCAGTGCGTCCCGTGTGTCACTTCACTCCGCTCTGAAGCTGATGTGTCATTAGTgtcaatattcttctttttttttttcctctccccaaaggcccagcacatcgttgtatattctagttgtaggtccttctagttcttctctgtgagccaccaccacagcatgactactgacagacgagtggtgtggttttgcgaccaggaaccgaacccaggccaccaaagcggagtgcgcagaACTTTGACCacgaggccatcagggctggctcctcttgGGTCTTTTTTTGGTGTGAGGAACAGGGCTGGAGTTGTGGGGAGAGATCCCCTTCGTCCCGCTCCATTTTCCTGGGCGCAGAGGCAGCTAAGGGCTTACGCTGGAGGTTTCTTCAGATGCTTGCAGGCAGGACCCCACCTGAGCACACCGCTGTCACTGTCAGACgtgaggaagaggaagcaggggGAAGTcaggagagtgtgacagagaccctcCTGCTGACGTGGTGActccccccacctttttttttattgtgatcaaATACACACAATATAGAATTTATCATCTTGGCCGTTTTTGAGTGTACATTTCaggggcattaagtacattcatattcttgtgcaaccatcaccaccatcgtcTCTAAAACGTTctcattttcccaaactgaagctctgtccccattaaacactaacccCCGAGCCCTGACACCtgcccttctactttctgtctctatgaattttactGTTCCAGAGACCTCATCGAAGTgggatcatagagtatttgtccttttgtgcttggcttctttcaccgagcataatgtcctcgaggttcatccatgttgtagcatgtgacaagatttccttccttttgaaggctgaataatattccactgtgtggaggGACCACATTTTCTGTCTCCATTCGTGCATTgatggacgcttgggttgcttccaccttgtggctattgtgagtaaCGCTCTGTGTTAGAGACGAGTTGAGGGACTGTCCTGGGAAAACAAGATCATATTGGGGATGGTTTCAAATCTCCTTTCCTGTATTAAATACATCGTGAGTTTCAATCATTCGTCAAAACTCCCTAGGCGGTGGGCTGCTTAAGGGCACGACGCACGTCCCCCCATTTCTCTGTTCCCGGTTCTTCGCATAGTCACACTGCAGGTCGGTTTCTCTGAGCATCGGAGCATGTTTGCAGGGATGTCGAGGCTAGGGGGCTGTTGGAGAGAATGCCAGCCGTGTCCACACAGCCACCCGAGTCCCCGTGCCGGCGTCCCGGCCGCCACCTGGGCCCAAGAGATGACTCAGGAAGTGATGGCAGAGAAAGTCCTCCTGGGCCGAGGGGACGGGCTCCGAGGAAAGAGGGGAACCCCCGCCTCGGCCCCTTTCTGCGGCCTGTGCCTGGAActcattttctcttattctttgcatttccctgaccacAGAGTGATATCTTACAGAGGAATTCGGCTTCATGTTTTTTCCTGCTAAGATTccgtaaaatttttaaaattgatttggtACAATTAGATTAGCCAAACAATTCCATAGGCTTAAAATTCTCTGTTTGCCTCTGTCCTCCAGCCGTCATCAACACATTGACCCACAATCCTAATAACACTCGTGGTTTCTGGTACAAAATCCTCCCTCACGTGTCATCGCTGAGACCCCAGCCCGGCCACCCGGGCACTGGACCCGTTGACAGTGGGGGGAGGATGCGGGAAAGACTCGCTCAACACGCGAGACTGCGTGGGCTGAGCCTGCCCTGGACCACGGCCTCCGGACCACGGGGCTGTGCATTTTCCATGCCCCCCAGGTATTTAGCACCatgtgggctgtgtgtgtgtgtgtgtgtgtgtgtgtgacacagtCAGTCCTCTTTCCTCTTGAAATGTCCGATACACTTCTTCATGCGTCCAAACGGTGTATCCACTTAACGACTTCTGACGCGTATCTCGGTGGCGTGCTGCTGTGTTGTTTTCACCGTCCACTTTGAAGGAATTTCCACGACTTGGAGACTTTCGGGTTTGTTTTTCCGCCGAGGCTGGGATCCTGTTTTCTCTCCCCGGTGCCGTTCCTGTGCCTCCCTCGTTTGACTGAAGAGGGGGCTTTAACCCGGCTCTGCCACTCGCGGGGCAGTCAGAGGGGCCTCCTCTGCACGGGGGCCGGCCCACCCTCCGCGGCCTCTGCTCCCCCCGGGGCTGGTCGGCAGGGAGCACGTggctgggagggcaggggaggcaaTTCTGTCCCTTGAGATGTGACAGGAGCTGGAGAGGGGAGTGCCCCTGCATTTCATCAGAGCCGAATCTCCGCCCTCAGGTGTGGGCAGCGACAGCCCCTCTTGCAGCATGCGTCTCCTTCACAACCATCACACCTACAGTGAGGCCTGGCGTGCGGGCCGTGGGCGCAGGTGACCATTCACTGAGTGAGCGAACGCGTGGATGAGAGAAGGAGGCTGGACTTCCGCCCATGAGCCCGGAGGGTGGTCATCTGTTTAATAAGGTGACCGCGGGCCGGCCCGTGGAGCTCACTCCCTCTGGCTTCTGGAAGTTTCTGAGCCCCGTGTCGTCTGTGGGGCTCATGAGGGCAACTTGCACGGTTCCTGGGGAAGTGAACTGTTGCCTCTGTTTCAGAGAATCCTAACGTGCCTTTTTATTCCCTTCCTTTTGAAAGATGCTGGcactccccatccctcctcccagaGGGAGTCAGGATTGCTGTCTTCCACACTTGTCTCCCGCAGCCGCAGCCCTCTGCTGGTGGAAGCCACGGCCATCGGGAGCTGGCCAGGCCGCCCTCTCACTCCCTTGCCCCGTGTCCTGAGCCCCTTGTCTGGAGAGGCCTCGAGGGTTGGAGATGGGAGTGGATTGGAGGACGCAGCAGGCTGGTCTGGCCCCGGCGGATGGCTCGGACCTCGTGGGCTCCCCTCTTCTGTGGGTCCAAGCCCCACGGGTGAGGTGTGCGTTGTGTGATTGCTGGTCCCCGTCCCCAAGGGCCTTTGAGCTGCCCACACACATGTCCCTGGATGTCAGCTGCCTCGGCTGCACCCTTGTGCGGGGGACCAAGCTCTGGACCAGCTGTGCTGGCTGTTTGTTAAATGTGGCATCAAATGGGTTCTCGGTGGCAGGACCTTGGGGGCCTCACTGATGTCCCCAGAGCCTTCTCTAAAGTTTCTGTGGAAGGGAGCTCCGTTTCTGGTGGGATTTTCTCCCCAGCGTGTGCTCTCCCCCTCGGATGGGAGAGCCGCCCAGAGGGGCGGTGGGATGCTCTTGGCAGTGGGCGAGGGCGTGGGAAAGTCTGTTCTCCTCGGCGGCACCCCCTGCAGAGTAAAAGGCTCCAGATAGCACGCAGACCCGAGGGGGTCCGCTCACCCCAGCAAATTATCCAGGAGtcattttgctcatttatttatgaACTGCACGTCCTTTTCTGCTCACCACACACTCCATAACCTAAAAAGGTAAAACTTGGATAGTGTAAACGTAATTAATCTAAAAATGTTTCTCCCAAAAGGGAAATTGGGAATGAATGCTTACGGTAGACGTctgctgtttttttctctctctccctcactctcagGCCGGGAGAGTTGAGAAAGGATGTCCCCACCTGACACCTGAGTTCTAGCTAGGGGGTCGCCTGCTTGCTGTATACGGGCTGGGCTCACAATCCAGTCTGGACCCACCAGACCCAGAGCCATCAGCTGCAAATCTTTGGGAAGGAGCTTTgagccagctctgccacttccagaAGAGCCACACTGAGACTAAGACCACACAGCAAGGGCACAGGGCTGGGAGATGGAGCACGGGACCGCCTGGAGGATGTGCACACCTGGAGCTGGTCCAGCTGCAACCTTAGGTGTGGGGCCAACACGTTTCCACGCACTAAGCTCGTTGGAGCTGGATTTCTGGCATTTATCGTACAGGATCCTGACCCATGTACAGTTTAATCGCTACCCTGGCATCTGATAAACGAGGGTTAAAGATGTTCCATTaatgaagaaaaaccacatgGCCTGAGCGTATTAGCGTATAGCTTATTGTTCATGTCGGTATAAACAATGTATCAGCGTTATGAAACTTTATAAATACTTTCTTACTCTGCCAAGACCCAGTGACAGGGGCAAAGGTCCCCTGTGGGGACACCCGCTGGTTTGGGCCACTCAAAccagcagagaggggctggcctggtggcgcagcagttaagtgtgcacgttccgcttctcagtggcctggggttcgctggttcagatcccgggtgtggacatggcaccgcttggcaaaagccatgctgtggcaggcgtcccacatataaagtagaggaagatgggcacggatgttagctcagggccagtcttcctcagcaaaaagaggaggattggcagtagttagcccagggctaatcttcctcaaaaaaagaaaaaagaaaaaagaaaaaaccagcagAGATTAATGAGGGACTGTGGGATCCTTCTCCCGATGGGAATTGTTTCTTCGTGCGTCGTCCAGAGGCAAGCTGGTGAGGACTGACACCTGGTTCGCTCGCGTCTCTGCCCTTGCCCTTGGGCGCTCCTGATGCCTGTCGAGTGTTGTTCCTCAGGCCTGCCTGGAATGATTCATCTTGGCTGTCCGGGTCGCCATCTGGAGGGCACTGGCTCAGGGTGATGGCCCCGTCACGCATGTGTGGCAAGGATCTGTGCAGTGACTCTCGGTGATGAATGAACACAGCCCGTCTCCTGCCTTCTGCTC encodes the following:
- the CHST12 gene encoding carbohydrate sulfotransferase 12 isoform X1, with the protein product MSPGPREHSARSLHEAEVRGASCRGPTSTARMAKARLFRLWLVLGSVFMILLIIVYWDNVGTAHFYLHTSFSRPHPLEGLPTAGQREEKELPADMDEFLEKLLSGGAKQNVLSGKKMEQPSLLASGRPVLSNVEERIRGYDWSTHGAQQSPDLDRRQAERRSVLRELCANASFVFPTKERSFDDIPNYELNHLIVDDRHGVIYCYVPKVACTNWKRVMIVLSESLLDQGAPYRDPLDIPREYVHNSSTHLTFNKFWRRYGRFSRHLMKIKLKKYTKFLFVRDPFVRLISAFRSKFELENEEFYRKFAVPMLKMYSNHTSLPASVSEAFSAGLKVSFANFIQYLLDPHTEKLAPFNEHWRQVHRLCHPCQIDYDFVGKLETLDQDAAQLLRLLKVDKLLHFPPSYRNRTASSWEDDWFAKIPLAWRQQLYKLYEADFVLFGYPKPENLLRD
- the CHST12 gene encoding carbohydrate sulfotransferase 12 isoform X2; protein product: MPQRLRGRQEGEQELRAERMQAPPPGWCPPRSVRGSRPRPLGAGSAGPHLPPKQDTGWPLLRSLWSGPCAAGKRLRELPAACCDRAAAPASPEIFTSARGTKRGECRRTQPQIFRAHSMSPGPREHSARSLHEAEVRGASCRGPTSTARMAKARLFRLWLVLGSVFMILLIIVYWDNVGTAHFYLHTSFSRPHPLEGLPTAGQREEKELPADMDEFLEKLLSGGAKQNVLSGKKMEQPSLLASGRPVLSNVEERIRGYDWSTHGAQQSPDLDRRQAERRSVLRELCANASFVFPTKERSFDDIPNYELNHLIVDDRHGVIYCYVPKVACTNWKRVMIVLSESLLDQGAPYRDPLDIPREYVHNSSTHLTFNKFWRRYGRFSRHLMKIKLKKYTKFLFVRDPFVRLISAFRSKFELENEEFYRKFAVPMLKMYSNHTSLPASVSEAFSAGLKVSFANFIQYLLDPHTEKLAPFNEHWRQVHRLCHPCQIDYDFVGKLETLDQDAAQLLRLLKVDKLLHFPPSYRNRTASSWEDDWFAKIPLAWRQQLYKLYEADFVLFGYPKPENLLRD
- the CHST12 gene encoding carbohydrate sulfotransferase 12 isoform X4; translation: MPQRLRGRQEGEQELRAERMQAPPPGWCPPRSVRGSRPRPLGAGSAGPHLPPKQDTGWPLLRSLWSGPCAAGKRLRELPAACCDRAAAPASPEIFTSARGTKRGPREHSARSLHEAEVRGASCRGPTSTARMAKARLFRLWLVLGSVFMILLIIVYWDNVGTAHFYLHTSFSRPHPLEGLPTAGQREEKELPADMDEFLEKLLSGGAKQNVLSGKKMEQPSLLASGRPVLSNVEERIRGYDWSTHGAQQSPDLDRRQAERRSVLRELCANASFVFPTKERSFDDIPNYELNHLIVDDRHGVIYCYVPKVACTNWKRVMIVLSESLLDQGAPYRDPLDIPREYVHNSSTHLTFNKFWRRYGRFSRHLMKIKLKKYTKFLFVRDPFVRLISAFRSKFELENEEFYRKFAVPMLKMYSNHTSLPASVSEAFSAGLKVSFANFIQYLLDPHTEKLAPFNEHWRQVHRLCHPCQIDYDFVGKLETLDQDAAQLLRLLKVDKLLHFPPSYRNRTASSWEDDWFAKIPLAWRQQLYKLYEADFVLFGYPKPENLLRD
- the CHST12 gene encoding carbohydrate sulfotransferase 12 isoform X3; the encoded protein is MAKARLFRLWLVLGSVFMILLIIVYWDNVGTAHFYLHTSFSRPHPLEGLPTAGQREEKELPADMDEFLEKLLSGGAKQNVLSGKKMEQPSLLASGRPVLSNVEERIRGYDWSTHGAQQSPDLDRRQAERRSVLRELCANASFVFPTKERSFDDIPNYELNHLIVDDRHGVIYCYVPKVACTNWKRVMIVLSESLLDQGAPYRDPLDIPREYVHNSSTHLTFNKFWRRYGRFSRHLMKIKLKKYTKFLFVRDPFVRLISAFRSKFELENEEFYRKFAVPMLKMYSNHTSLPASVSEAFSAGLKVSFANFIQYLLDPHTEKLAPFNEHWRQVHRLCHPCQIDYDFVGKLETLDQDAAQLLRLLKVDKLLHFPPSYRNRTASSWEDDWFAKIPLAWRQQLYKLYEADFVLFGYPKPENLLRD